A stretch of DNA from Yoonia sp. G8-12:
CTGCTGTGTATAGTTCAGTGATTCTGTTTTGGCTGGGTGACGATAGTTTGAACATGCAGGCCACGGATGATTTCATCGACCGCCGCATTGATAATGTGATGCAGTTTGAAAAATTCAAAGCGCAGGCCAAGGCAAACCCGTTGTTCAAACCGTTTGCGGGCACGCTGGAACGCATGATGGGCGCGATCAAAGCGCCCTCGGCTGATGCCGACCCTGATCTGCCGGGTGTCTGGCGTGATCCGCAGTAAGGACCAAAGTTGATGAAGGCGATTGAGATTTCTACGCCCGGCGGGCCTGATGTGCTGACGCTGACAGAGCGGCCCATGCCGGAACCTGCCCATGATCAGGTTGTAATCAAAGTGGCCTTTGCAGGCGTGAACCGTCCTGATGCATTGCAACGTGCTGGGCTTTATAACCCGCCAAAAGGGGCCAGTGATCTTCCCGGGCTCGAAGCATCGGGCGAGGTCGTATCGTGCGGGGCAGGGGTAACCGCGTTACGCGTGGGCGATCCCGTCTGTGCGCTCTTGCCTGGCGGTGGTTACGCCGAATATGTCGCGACCCCTGCCGCCCATTGTCTCCCCATTCCCGAAGGTCTGACGCTCAGACAAGCGGCGTGCCTGCCTGAGACTTTCTTTACCGTCTGGTCCAACGTCTTCATGCGCGGCGGACTACAAGCGGGGCAGCGGTTCTTGGTGCATGGCGGCTCATCAGGGATCGGCACGACGGCTATTCAGTTGGCCAAAGCATTCGGTGCGCGCGTCTTTGCCACGGCGGGATCGGATGACAAATGTGCGGCTTGCGTAGGTTTGGGTGCAGAAGCTGCGTTTAACTACCGAGAAGACGATTTTGTTGAAAAAGTACAAGCGGTCGGGGGTGCGGACCTCATACTCGACATGGTGGGTGGCCCTTATATCCAGCGCAACCTGAAGGCTTTGGCGGATGATGGACAACTGGTGCAGATTGCATTTCTGCAAGGACCTAAAGTGGAACTCAATCTCGTACAGTTGATGACCCGCCGCCTGACGATCACAGGCTCAACCCTGCGACCGCAGTCCGATCTGGCAAAGGCGCGGATTGCGGACCAGCTGCGCGCACAGGTCTGGCCACTGCTAGCAGTAGGTAAAGTGGCTCCTGTGATGGATCAGGAATTTGCGCTGAAAGACGCCGCCGCGGCACATGCGCGCATGGAAAGTAGCGCGCACATCGGCAAGATCGTTCTGAAGGTCAGCGCTTAAACGGTGCCATGCCAGCGCGGGCCAACTCATCGGCCTTCTCATTTTCGGGGTGGCCTGCGTGGCCTTTGACCCATTCCCATGTGACGTCATGGCGCTTGGTCGCCTGATCCAGCCGCCGCCAGAGGTCTTCGTTCTTTACCGGTTTATTGGCGGCGGTTTTCCATCCGCGCGCCTTCCAGCCGTGAATCCATTTGGTGATTCCGTCTTTAACATAAACGCTATCGGTGATGATGGTGAGCGCCGTGTCACGATCAAGCGTTTCAAGCGCGGTAATCGCGGCCAGCAATTCCATGCGATTGTTCGTCGTTTCCACCTCACCGCCTGAAAGCTCGCGTTGTTTCACGACGGTGTCACCGTCGCGCGCGATCAGTAACGCACCCCAACCGCCAGGGCCCGGATTGCCCGAGCAGGCACCATCTGTGTAAGCATAGAGTTTTGGCATGATCAGGTCTTTTGTCCGCGCATGATGACGAAGGGGTCCAGTGTACCGGCAAGGCCCGCTTCGGTTCCCTCTTTGGTATAGGTCACCTGATAGCCTGCCGATGTCAGCAGCGCCATAAGCGCATCGACGGTGACGTAGGTGTAGAGTCTGTTAATTTTGTCGCGCGCGATTCCGGTGCCTGTTTTCATGCCCACATGAATTACGCCGCCTGGTTTGGTTGCCTTGAAGAGAGCATCGAAATGACGTGGCAGATCATCGGGCGCTGCGTGCAGCAGGCTGAAATTGGCCCAGATACCGTCGTAGATCTCATGGCCTTCAATCTCGTTAAATTCGCCCAGTCGCGCAGGAAGCCCGAATTTCTCCTTGGCAATTTTAATCATGCCTTGCGATGCGTCCACCGGATCAGGCACCAGCCCTGCCGCGCGCATATGCGCCGATGCTGTCCCTGGTCCGCATCCCAAATCAAGCACGTGGCCCCCTTTCGGGATCAGGTCTATGAAAGTCTGCAGCGTCGTGTCGGGTGTGTCGCTTGAGACCATCTGCGCATAGTCCGCCGCTTTGGCATCATAGATGGCGATGG
This window harbors:
- a CDS encoding NAD(P)H-quinone oxidoreductase, translated to MKAIEISTPGGPDVLTLTERPMPEPAHDQVVIKVAFAGVNRPDALQRAGLYNPPKGASDLPGLEASGEVVSCGAGVTALRVGDPVCALLPGGGYAEYVATPAAHCLPIPEGLTLRQAACLPETFFTVWSNVFMRGGLQAGQRFLVHGGSSGIGTTAIQLAKAFGARVFATAGSDDKCAACVGLGAEAAFNYREDDFVEKVQAVGGADLILDMVGGPYIQRNLKALADDGQLVQIAFLQGPKVELNLVQLMTRRLTITGSTLRPQSDLAKARIADQLRAQVWPLLAVGKVAPVMDQEFALKDAAAAHARMESSAHIGKIVLKVSA
- a CDS encoding class I SAM-dependent DNA methyltransferase yields the protein MADARTIAIYDAKAADYAQMVSSDTPDTTLQTFIDLIPKGGHVLDLGCGPGTASAHMRAAGLVPDPVDASQGMIKIAKEKFGLPARLGEFNEIEGHEIYDGIWANFSLLHAAPDDLPRHFDALFKATKPGGVIHVGMKTGTGIARDKINRLYTYVTVDALMALLTSAGYQVTYTKEGTEAGLAGTLDPFVIMRGQKT
- the rnhA gene encoding ribonuclease HI, which translates into the protein MPKLYAYTDGACSGNPGPGGWGALLIARDGDTVVKQRELSGGEVETTNNRMELLAAITALETLDRDTALTIITDSVYVKDGITKWIHGWKARGWKTAANKPVKNEDLWRRLDQATKRHDVTWEWVKGHAGHPENEKADELARAGMAPFKR